The window CTTGGTGACTGGGATTCCGGTCCAGCGTGCCACGATCGCTGCAATCTCTTCTTCGGTCACTTCTTCCCGCAATAACCGATTCTCCTGGCTCTCCAACAACGGCTGCTCCAGCTCCTGCAACTCCTGCTCCAAAGCGGGGATCTTGCCGTATTGGAGCTCGGCCGCCCGGTTCAAATCAAACCGGTTTTGCGCATCTTCCAAATCGCGGCGGTAGCGGTCCAGTTCCTCCCGCTTCTCTTGGATTCCGCGCAACGCCTCTTTCTCTTGATCCCATTGCTCCCGCATGCCGGCGGAGGACTCCTTCAATCCTTTCAATTCCTCGCTCAGCGTTTCAAGCCGTGTTTGGCTCACCGCGTCCTTCTCTTTCCGAAGCGCCTGTTCCTCGATCTCCAGCTGCATGATCCGCCGGGTCACCGCATCCAATTCGCTCGGCATGGAGTCGATTTCCGTTCGGATCATCGCGCTTGCTTCGTCGATCAAGTCAATCGCCTTATCCGGCAAAAAGCGTTCCGTTAAATACCGATCCGATAACGCAGCCGCCGCCACGATCGCCCGGTCATGGATGCGGACTCCGTGATGCAGCTCGAAGCGCTCTTTCAACCCACGCAAGATGGACACCGTATCCTCGACGGACGGTTCGCGCACCATCACTTGTTGGAACCGCCGCTCAAGTGCCGGATCTTTCTCGATGTACATCCGATATTCATCCAGCGTCGTCGCGCCGATGCAGTACAACTCGCCGCGTGCGAGCATCGGCTTCAGCATATTGCCCGCGTCCATCGCGCCTTCCGTCTTCCCAGCACCGACAATTGTATGGATTTCATCAATGAAAAGGATGATCTCCCCATCGCTGTCCTTGACCTGCTTCAAGACGCCTTTCAACCGTTCCTCGAATTCCCCGCGATATTTGGCTCCCGCAATCAAAGCACTCATATCCAGCTCGAAGATTTGACGGTCCTTCAATCCTTCCGGGACATCCCCTTTGACAATCCGTTGGGCCAATCCTTCGACGATTGCCGTCTTCCCGACCCCTGGTTCTCCGATGAGTACTGGGTTATTTTTCGTCTTCCTTGATAAAATTCGAATGACATTCCGGATTTCTTCATCCCGGCCGATGACTGGATCCATTTTCCCGTTTTTCACTTCATCCACAAGATTGCGCCCGAACTGCTCAAGCGGTGTGCGTTGATCTTCTTGTTGAGTATCCATTCTCATGCCAATTCACCTCTTTTATTTGACTTTGACTATCTTTGATTAATTAAAATTATAATATGAATTTCTCTAAAAGTAAAGAAATTCACCTTCCATTTCCTCCTACCCGAATGGCGGCGGAAATAACAAAACATCCTTCGGAAAAAGGCTACGCCTTCCCCAAAGGATGTCCAATTCAACCGATCAAGTTCCGGGCTGCGACGATGACCCCATCCTCATCCGCATACACATAATGCCCCGGCTCCCAATCGATATCGCCAAAATTCAACGCAATATTACGTTCGCCCTTCCCTTGCTTAATGCTTTTCATCGGATGGCTTCCGATTGCGAACACGCCAATCTCCTGTTGGCCGATATCCGCCGTATCTCGTGCGCATCCATTGATGATGACGCCCGCCAGTTTCCGCGTTTGCGCAATATCACCGAGCAGATCGCCCATAAGCGCGCACCGTTTCGACCCGCCCCCATCGACAACGAGCACGCTGCCTTCCGGGATAGTCTGCAACGCTTCTTTGACTAGAACATTGTCTTCGAACACCCGAACCGTCTCAATCGGACCGGAAAACCGCTTATGCTTTCCATACGAATTGAACTCCATCATGCAAACTTTCACTTCATTTGCAAATTCATCGCATAGGTCTGCTGTTTTGAATGACATAAGACCGACCCCTTCCATTATGTAAATCACTTCCACTTGCTTACATTCGACATATGACGATGTTTCCCTTCCTTACGCGTCCCCCACTTTTAATTAAAAAACACCGGTACTCGCTCAATTATACAATTGAGGGAACTCCCGATGTTTCAAAATATAATACAGATTCAGCCCGTCGCTATAGCTGCCATTCCCGTAGTCGACCGGGATGAGTGAGATAAACGCAAACCAGATCGAAAAATAGGAATAGAGAAAAAGGTAGTTCCGGTCTTTCATAATTCCATGTGAAATCAGGTAATTCAACAGCAACACGGAACCGATATTGAACAGGACGCCGCCTGCATGCACCATGAAATGAGTAAACCGGTTGCTCCAACGCAAACGCGAGTACCGGACATTCGAATCGAGGAAATAGATCCGATGAACCGTGATGGCCCCGATGCGAAACAATACTTTCCCCCTCCCCAATGCAAACCGCGCCCAGCCGCCGAACAGAGCTGCCATAAACGAATGACCAATCGAGTGGACGAACGATACGAGCGGCAAAAGGATGAAAAGGGATAACGCAAACCGTGCGAAATCGGAAAGGCCAAAAATACAGCATCTCTCCTTTCGAAGGGGTAATCCATCTTTCCTCTTTACCCTCGAATAACGTCCATAAACCGACCCAAAAGATTATTCTTTCGAGTAATGGATTCGCTATGAATGTTCAGTATAATTTGAATTAATTAAAGAAAGGGGTTGGAATAAATGACTTACTTGAACATGGCAATTATCCAAATGGCTTCGCCGAGCGGACATCCGGATCCGGAGCAAAAGAAGAAAGAAAATCTGGAGGCGATGATGGCGTATATCGACCAAGTCACCTTCATGAACCCGACAGTCGATCTGATCGCTTTCCCGGAACTTTGCTTGAATGGCATCGAGCCGATCAACTGGCGGCAAATGGCCGAACCAATTCCAGGCGGTCCTTCCACGAAAGCGCTTACGGAGAAGGCGAAGGAAGTGAAGAAGTGGATTGCACCCGGGTCCTATTTCGAATTAGGGGACGACGGCAATGTGTACAATACTGCTATTTTAATTTCCCCCGAAGGTGAAATCGAGTTGAAGTATCGGAAAGTGTTCATCCCGTATCCATTGGAACCTTCCCATCCGGGCAAAGAATTCCCGGTATTCGAAATCCCGAATATTGGCAAGATCGGTTTCGTCATCTGTGCGGACGGCCATTATCCGGAAGCGATGCGGAACCTCGCCTTGAAAGGGGCGGAAGTTATCATCAAACCGACTCTCCAAGGAGAATGGATCGGTGGATTGCGCAACCATACGCCCGTTGCCATCACACGGGCGATTGAAAACCAATGTTTCGTCGTCAGCGTCGGCCAGCCATCACCGATCGGCATGGGCGACTCCGTCGTCGTCGATCCGGAAGGACGCATCATCGAACAGCTTGGTGTTGCGGAATCCTTCACTTTCGTCAGCTTGAATCTGGATGAAGTACGGCGCGTGAGAGAGGCGGGTTCCTGCGGAATGTTCGGCTTCCTGAAAATGTTGAAAGAATTTAAAGAAGCCGGTTGCAACGTCGACGAATGCTACCAGGCAGGCATTGAAAACGCGGATGTCTATAAAAATCTCTCCTTCCCTCACCCGAAAACACCGGACGAGTTGAAAAAGTATGAGAAGAAAGTGGAATTGTATTCTTGATTGATAGGTGGGAAGGATTGACGGTTCTACGCCGGGTATCCTAGGAAAAATAGCAAGATATGTACACAAAGAAACGCAGGCCCCCACCATTGTCAGGGGGCCTGTTTCCGTTCATAAAGCCTCGCGACCAGTTCGGTGCGGTTGGCGAGATTGTTTTTGTCGTATATATTTTGTAAATGCTTTTTCACGGTATGGATGGTGACATATAGGACATCGGCGATTTCTTGGTTCGTATACCCTTTCTGCAAAAGCTGGCAGACCTTCTTCTCAGCCGGAGTCAGAACAAGTCGTTCCAACGGGTCCCTCTGTAAAAACGTTTGCAGTTTCATCGATACATAATAGGAAATCACTTCGACACTCTCAAGGATCACTTCATTCTCGAACGGGTTGCGCCTGCCTGCTGTAAATGAAATACCGCCGACAAGCTGATTGCCCGATACTAAATAGACGCCCATTTCATGATAGTTTCCGTTCGGTTCCATGAACTCCTGATAGAACGCACTTCTCTCGTAATCGGACTCCGTTACGACATCCTCCAATCGGAGCACTCTTGCCTTATCAAGCTTGGCCTGCACTCGGGCAGGCAGCAGAAAATCATCCTCCACATAATCTACGTAACTCTTCAGGACAACCGGCTTAATATTATGAACGACCGGGTCATAGATTACGCCACCCTTCCCGCATAGCCAGAAAATGGACCGTTCCAATCCGAAATATCGGTCGAAGATACGTAAGGTTTCATTCCGGAAATCCTTCATTGTTTCCAACGATTCCATATGACGCATAATCTGCTTGACTGTCTGCATCGGTTCCCTCCCCACTTCCATGTAGAGAAAAATCGCCATCAACGATTCTTGACGGCGATTTCCATTGCTTTATCTTTATTCAGATAAAAACTCCCACCTTTGCAGGTAGTGAGATGAATTCGGTCTTATCTCTTATTCAGCCGGCGTCCAGATAACCGCTGAATACCAATAAAGATGTCACAGATTTGAATCGTAAAAACATAATTCAAAGTCAAGGCGGACTGGATTAGCGAACTCCGAGTGCCATTTTAGCGTAACGCGACATCATATCACGCGACCAAGGCGGATTCCATACGATGTTGACGTCGACATCTTTCACTTCAGGCAACTCCATCAATTCCTGTTTAATATTGGCAACGATTTGCGGGCCCATCGGACAGCCCATCGAGGTAAGTGTCATCGTAACAATCGCTTTTCCGGCTTCGTCGAGCTCTGCGTCATAGACAAGTCCCAGATTGACAATATCGACTCCCAACTCCGGGTCGATCACGTTTTCCAAAACGCCCATGATGCTGTCTTTCATGTCCTGATCCATTTTCATACCCCTTCCAATCCGATAATACTCTCATCATACCAGAGTCAGGGCCGACCCTTCAAATAGAAGGCCATCCATTCCGCGGCGTGCAGCATCCCCGGTCTGGAAACGGCATGGCCCGCCGTTTCATCTGTCATGAATTCAAAATCCTCCGGATGATCCGCGTAATCCGATTTCACCGCATTGTAGAAATTGAACGTCGGCTCATAAGGGACAGTCGTATCATTCCGGCCATGCCAGAAAAAGATCGGACGTTTCGCCAGCGCCGGCCGATGCTTCGTCAAATCGAACCGAGCCAGTGTATCGAGCAAATTACGCCGCTCCTCATCCGTAATTGGCAGTTTAAAGCCGCCCCTTTCGAACTGGGCCATTTGTGCCTTCGCCAGTTGGACGTAATTCGGGGCACCCATCATGACCGCTGCCGCGTCAATCCAATCATAGAGCGTGAGGCAACCCAATGTCGTGATCCCTCCCATGGAAGTCCCTCCAAGCCCGACCTTCGCAGCAGGCAGACCCCGGTTCGCCAATTCGTCCTTCAAGACGCCCACTTCTTCAAGCGACGTCAACACAATTTCCCAAAAACGCAAACTCAGTTGCACTTCGTCTAAATCCTCTGCCCGGACGCCGTGGAGATGTGCATCCGGCAACAAGACTCGCAACCCTCTTTTAGCCATCTGGTACGCGTAGTGCAAATTATGTTCCTTCGCACTTGTAAAGCCATGCAGGAAGATCATGACCGGCATATCCGGAGTCTCCAACTCTTTTTCCACTATATGCAATAAAGGGACATTTCCCCATTCTTCATCCGTTACAATCACGCCGACATCCCCTTCCTTTCCTATATAAAAGAGCGTACCAAAGTTTTTCTAATCAATCACGCCTCGGCGTGATTGCGTCCGGATTTTTTCGAGCTTGCTCGAAAAGCTCCCCTTAAAAATCCGTGACATCCGCCGGAGGCTTTATCTTTATTCAGCGGCAGTTTGAACACCCGCTGAACAGGAGATTAAACCGCATTCATCTTACCACTTATAGAGGTGGGAGTCTTCTGTGCCTGCCGCTCCGCTTTCGGCACAAATAACTTTGCTGAATAAAGATAAAACAAAATGAAAAGAAGGCTATCGGGTTTTTTTGACTTATTATACGGGGAAACGATAGACTGAAGTTGTAAAGGAGGAGTTTTCTTGAAACCGCATTTGATCGTCCTCGACTTGGATGGAACACTTCTCACCGATGAAAAAACCATCCCTGAAAAAACAGCAAACACTTTGAAAAAAGCAGAAGAAAACGGGCATCAGGTCATGATTGCAACCGGCCGCCCGTATCGTGCAAGTGAAGTTTATTACAAGCAACTTGGGTTGCACACCCCGATCGTCAATTTCAACGGTGCCTATGTACACCGACCGGGTGACTTGTCGTGGAAGCCGGTCCATGAAACGATCTCACTTCCCGTCGTCAATGATGTCATCGATGCCATGCAGGATTTTTCATTCCAAAATATTGTGGCAGAAGTGCTGGATGACGTCTATATGCAGCGCCATGATGAGAAGCTGCTTAACATTTTCGGCTTCGGGGATCCTCGCATAACAGCAGGCGACATCCGTAAATATTTACGCGTCGAACCGACGAGTTTGCTCATCCAAGCGGACTCCAAGGATGTCGATCCAATCCGTCGACATCTTGCCGAGGTCCACGCAGAAGTCATCGACCATCGCCGGTGGGGCGCCCCATTCGATGTCATCGAAATCGTGCGCCACGGATTGAACAAAGCGGTCGGCATCTCGCACGTCGCGAAATGGATGGATATTCCACGCGACCGGATCATCGCGTTCGGCGATGAGGACAATGATCTCGAAATGATCGACTATGCCGGAGTCGGCGTCGCCATGGGCAATGCGATCGACCGTTTGAAAACGATCGCAGACGAAGTGACATTGACGAATAATGAAGACGGCATCGCCCATATTTTACAGGAACGGCTGCAACTACCTTAAATAACAATCGGGAGGAATGGGAATGAGAATTTTTGCTGACAGCGCCTGTGATTTACCTAAAACATTTTTCGAGGAAAACGATGTGACCCTGATTCCGTTGCGTGTTCTCGTCAACGACCAGGAATTTGACGACATCGTCTCCGTTGATTCCAAAGAAGTGTATAAAGCGATCCGCGAAGGTCAACATCCGAAGACTTCCCAAGCATCGCCGGAACTGCTGCTCGCTACGTGGAAAGAGTTCGCAGCAACGGGCGAAGACGGCATCTATATCGCCTTCTCCTCCGAATTATCCGGAACCCATGATACCGCCGTCATGATGAAAGACCAAGTGAAGGCGACCAATCCGAATATGAACCTCGTTATCATCGACTCCAAATGCGCCTCCCTTGGATACGGCCTTCTTGTTAAAGAAGCGGTCCGCTTACGGGATGCCGGGGATGACGTCCGGACGATCGAACGGAAAATCCGGTTCATGGCGAATCATATGGAACACCTCTTCACCGTGGAAGACTTGGATTATTTGGCGAAAGGCGGCCGGGTTTCAAAGGCGAGCGCGTTCATCGGAGGATTATTGAACATCAAGCCGCTCCTGCATGTCGAAGGGGGCAAACTTGTACCGATCGAAAAACACCGCGGTCGCAAGAAAGTGCTGCGCCGGATGGTCGATCTTATCGCAGAGCGCGGTACCGGACTAGACAAACAACTCGTGGCAATTAGCCACGGAGACGATGAGGCGATGGCCAATGAAGTGAAGGCGACCATCGAAGAGAAGTTCCACCCGAAGTCCATCGAAATCCATATGATCGGGTCTGCGGTCGGCGCCCATGCCGGTCCCGGAACAATCGCCGTATTTTTCTTGAATAAACTGCCGGAAAACTGACAAAGGAGGACCCCACTCATGAAAATTGTCATTATAGGAGGCATTGCGGGAGGTTCGACAGCCGCTTCCCAGATCAGACGGGCATTGCCGGATTCGGATATCACCCTGTTCGGACGGGACCCTGTATTCGGGTATGGGACATGCGGCATGCCCTATGTCATTGGCGGGTTGATTGAAGATAAATCAAAAATAGCCGGGCCGTCCCCCGAGAAATTCGGCCAGAAGCGGGATGTCGTTGTGCGCTTGGAGCACGATGTGCTGTCCATCGACCGGAAAGCGAAAATCGTCTTCGTCCGCAATATGACTACGGGGGTCACATTCCATGAACCGTATGACAAGCTCATCCTGTCCCCGGGCGGCCAGGCGCGGGTCCCCAAGTTGGATGTCGGGGAGCTGCCTTTATTCACATTGAAGAGCTATGGACAAATGGAAGAGATTCTGAATTTCATCTCACGTAAAAAACCGAAGTCCTGTGCCGTCATCGGCGGTGGGTTCATCGGCATCGAACTGGCGGAAAACTTCGTCCATCGTGGAATCGAGACATCCGTCATCATGCGGGGCGATCGGGTGATGGACGTGCTGGACCCGGAAATTTCGGAGAGGCTCGAAAGGGAAATGCAGGAAAATGGGATCACGCTTTATCAGGAAGAAGAAATCGAGCGGGTTGAGGGAAAACGGTTGATCCTCACAAGCGGAGCCACGTTGGAAGTCGATTTTCTTGCCGCAACAATTGGGATCGAACTCGATACAAAGTTAGCGGAAGAGGCCGGGCTGGCAATCGGTCCGACAAAGGCCATTGCGACCAACCAATATATGCAAAGTTCGGATCCGGATATTTACGTCGTCGGCGACGCGGCGGAAGGCACCGACTGGTTCACCGGCAAGCCGAGGACGGTCATGCTGTCCTGGCATGCACACCGGGAATCTTATATCGCCGCCCAGCATCTCGCCGGGGAACCACTCGAGATCAACGGTTTCCTAGGGACGTCCATCACGAAATTATTCTCTCTGACGGCGGGGATGACTGGCCATTCCGCCAAAAGTCTGGAAGACGAAGGCATGGCCTTTGCCACTTCCGTCTACGAGGGCGGTACGAACGCCGGCTACTACTTCGACCATGGCTGGATTCACCTGCGCGTCCATTACGATCGGGAAACCCGCCGAATCCTCGGCGCCCAGGCAGTCGGCAGCAAAGGAGTCGACAAGCGGATTGACGTCATCGCCACCGCCATTTTGGGTAAGCTGACCGTCGACGACCTCGCGGCTTTAGAGCTGTGCTACTCCCCTGCCTATTCTTCGCCAAAAGACCCTGTCAACATGATTGGGTACAAGGCAGATTAATCAGCCGCCGCCCCGCCTCGCTCGGTGGGGCGATTTTTTTGAATGAAATCTTATGGAGGGGGCTGCACGCTGATAACTTGGGTGGACTGCTGATACTTCTACACAACCGCTGATAACTCCGTGGGACTGCTGGTACTTCTGCACAACCGCTGATAACTCCGTGAGACTGCTGATACTTCTGCACAACCGCTGATAACTTTGTCGGACTGCCGATACTTCTACACAACCGCTGATAACTTCGTGCGACTGCTGATACTTCTGCACAACCGCTGATAACTTCGTCGGACTGCCGATACTTCTACACAACCGCTGATAACTTCGTCGGACTGCTGATACTTCTACACAACCGCTGATAACTCCGTGGGACTGCTGATACTTCTGCACAACCGCTGATAACTTCGTCGGACTGCTGATACTTCTACACAACCGCTGATAACTTTGCGAGACTGCTGATACTTCTGCACAACCGCTGATAACTTTGTCGGACTGCCGATACTTCTACACAACCGCTGATAACTTTGTTGGACTGCCGATACTTCTACACAACCGCTGATAACTTCATCGGACTGCTGATACTTCTACACAACCGCTGATAACTTCATCGGACTGCTGATACTTCTACACAACCGCTGATAACTCCGTGGGACTGCTGATACTTCGGCACAACCGCTGATAACTATGCCGAACTGCTGATACTTCTACACAACCGCCGATAACTTCGTCGGACTGCTGATACTTCGGCACAACCGCTGATAACTTTGCGGAACTGCTGATACTTCGGCACAACCGCTGATAACTTTGCGGAACTGCTGATACTTCTGCACAACCGCTGATAACTTTGCGAGACTGCTGATACTTCGGCACAACCGCTGATACGTCCTGAAAATCCACACAAAAACTCCCCGCACGCCACCATCGACATGCGGGGAGTCCATTTTATTTTCGTGATCCTTCTTCTTTTTTCTTCTGTCTCCCTTTTCGCCATACCGAGAACAGGAAACCAAGGAAGAGGACGTATACAAGAATGGAAGCGATCAAATAAGGGGTGTTGAATCCTTTATCTTCGCTCGCAATATAAATTTCCGCCATTTCTCGTTCCAAGACGACCCGGAACATTTCATCATCCGATTCACGGATCAAATCTCCGTCTAGCAAGCCGCGCAGAACTTTATTCTCCCCAATCACGTCCGCCGAAATGGCCGTATTGGCCGTTTTCGCCGAATTGTTTAAGGCGACAATCCACGTTTCGTCCGGTGACGAGAGTTTGTAGACGATGAATCCTTCTTCATTATGCAGCATTTCAAATTCCCCGGTCCGAAGCGTTTCGGATTGATTGCGCAAGCTGTTGAGATCTGCGACATAATCCTTCAACTCCATATCCGTCTTGAAATTCATGAGCGGATGGATGTCCGGCGCTTGACCCCCATTCACCGCAATTTCCGTTCCATAAGGCATTAGCGGAACACCGGGCATGGTGAATAATGCGGCAGCCGCCAATTTCCAGCGGGTTGGCGGAAACATACGCGCTTCCACAATGTCATACGTATAACGCGGACCTGTCAGATCATCCAGTTGAATGAGCTGATCCCGATGTTCATTCGTAAAGATACCGAGTGGTGACGTATCCGCATCGAACGAAACAAAGGATGTACGGAGGACATTCATTTCCTCCGTATTCGGCGCCAAATCAAATCCGGCGTCCGTTTCTTCATTGGCCAGAACATAAGCATCCGAATTCTCCTCTTTGATGGCTGCGATCAATTCATTCAAATAGGCCGTATCCATTCCGGCGATTTTCGTCAGGCGGATGCCGTCCAGATCATAGGTATTAAGAAATCCGACAATGGCATCCTGGATTGATTGCCGGACAGCCGGATCGGCATAATCCCAATCCATCGTTCCGTCTGCAGCCGGAAGTGTGGCCAGTTCATTCGCCCACACGTGATTGGCACTTACTCCATTCATTGGAAAATCCGCAATGACTTTCAGATCTTTAGCATGAACTGCCTCAATCATCGAGTTGAACTCTTCCGCAGTTCCAAAATGAGGATCGAGTTTGACGTAATCCAGCACTTCATTTCCATCATATGTAGCCGTTTCGAAAACCGGGCCAAGGGAGATGACGGTGAACCCCATATCCAAAATATGTTGCAGACGGTCCACGACCCCAACAAAATCGCCACCGTTAAAGGCCTGCGGATCCTGGGTATTTGCATCCAAATCATTTTGTCCATTGGCATTATTGAAACGGTCCACCAGCAGGTCATATATACTTTCATCCGCTATCGTGCGCGTCTTTTCCGCCCCCGCAAGCGACGGAAAAGCAAGCGATACTGAGAGCAGCACTACTGTTAGCAGTCCGAACCATCGATTCACTTTCAACAAAATTGCCTCCTCGCAACAAACTATCCCTCGTTATTTTACCAAACGCCTCCCCTTCCCGCTATTCTTTCAATACAATTTGGATGGTTAGCGCTGGAAATAGGTCGATTTTGTGAAAATGGGAGAGGGGGTGTCGATGCGGGGCATGACAGTTTCCTAGATTGTCCTTACAGTTCAAGGCAGCGCCCTTACAGTTCGTCCAATTGCCATGACAGTTCGCCCGAGCCATAACAGTTTCCCAGGTTGTCCTGACAGTTTGAGGTACCGCCCTTACAGTTCGCCCATTTGCCATGACAGTTCAACCGCGCCATGACAGTTTCACCACTTGTCCTTACAGTTCGAGGCAGCGCCCTTACAGTTCGTCCAATTGCCATGACAGTTCGCCCGAGCCATGACAGTTTCCCAGGTTGTCCTTACAGTTTGAGGTACCGCCCTTACAGTTCGCCCATTTGCCATGACAGTTCAACCGCGCCATGACAGTTTCATCAGTTGTCCTTACAGTTCAAGGCAGCGCCCTTACAGTTCGTCCAATTGCCATGACAGTTCGCCCGAGCCATGACAGTTTCCCAGGTTGTCCTTACAGTTTGAGGTACCGCCCTTACAGTTCGCCCATTTGCCATGACAGTTCAACCGACCCATGACAGTTTCACCACTTGTCCTTACAGTTCGAGGCAGCGCCCTTACAGTTCGCCCAATTGCCATGACAGTTCAACCGACCCATGACAGTTTCCCAGATTGTCCTTACGGTTCGAGCTAGCGCCCTTTCAGTTCGTCCGAGCCATTACAGTTTCCCGCCCCATAAGTAAAAACCCGCCAGCACGCAGCTGGCGGGTTGTCCGGTCAATCATCAAACTCATCGGGGGCTCTCATTCTTCGGTACGTAATGAAGACAGATATGGCGAATAGCGCCATTAATAACAAAATGATCCCAAATGCGATCGGTCCCATTGTCCATATCCTCTCCAATCCGTCTGTTTATAAGTTAGCGAACCACGAAACTCCAACCGGAAGGTAGAATCCGATAAACATCGTTGCCAGGAGGAAAACGAAGAACAAGATCCAGAACATGCCCGTCTTTTTCCCTTTCTCCCCGCGGACCAGCACCATTTCCATCATGCCGATCGTCAACAGACCGAGCAAGAATTTGACGCCGTATAGCGCGGCATTCGCGCTAGAATACTTGAAGAATAGCAATGCGCCGGAAATTACAATTAGTACATAGAACAGCCTTGCAATCATATGCGTGATTTTCTTGCCTTTTGTCCCGTTCGCCATGACGGCGGCCACGAGGAACAAAATGATGCCGACCACCCATGTGAACACATGGAAATGAGTCGTGCTCGATAATGCGTCCAAACTCGTCACCTCATTCATTATTCATACATAATAATGGTATCATAACGGGGAATCCAAATAAAAGAATATGGGCTTCCCCGCTGTCCATCCAGCTATTAATTAAACCGGTTGACGAGCGTGCCGATCCCTTCAACGGAGATTTTCACCGTGTCACCCTTTTTTAGGAAGGTCGGCGGCGTCATGCCTTTCCCAACTCCTGCTGGCGTGCCTGTCAAAATGACATCGCCTGGCTCCAGCGTCACATAACGGGAAATTTCCGCAATCAATTCATCGATCTTGAAGATCATCTTCGACGTATTACTGTTCTGCCGCACATCATCATTCACTTTCGTCACGATGGATAGATTATGCGGATCCGGCAACTCATCCTTTGTCACCAAATATGGGCCGAGCGGGCAGGACCCTTCCAAACTCTTGCCAAGGAAATATTGTTGATGGTCCTCCTGCACATTTCGCGCTGTCACGTCATTGGCGATCGTGTAGCCGAAGACATAATCGTATGCTAGCTGACGCGGAATTTGTTTCCCTTTTTTGCTGATGACTACCGCTAGTTCTCCTTCATAGTCCAAGCTATCCGTTACGTCGTTGTGGATCGGCAAGTTTTGTTCGTCCGCGGCGATCGTCGTTGGTGATTTCGTGAAGACAACCACTTTTTCAGGTGGCGTATCTGAGCCCATTTCCGCCGCATGATCGGCATAGTTCTTGCCGACACATAAAATATTTTTCGGGGTTCTCGGAATCGGGGACAGCCATTCGATGTCTGTGAAGGCATATTTGAATTGCTCCGGGTTTTCATCTTCCCGCGCCC is drawn from Sporosarcina sp. FSL W7-1349 and contains these coding sequences:
- a CDS encoding ATP-dependent Clp protease ATP-binding subunit, producing MDTQQEDQRTPLEQFGRNLVDEVKNGKMDPVIGRDEEIRNVIRILSRKTKNNPVLIGEPGVGKTAIVEGLAQRIVKGDVPEGLKDRQIFELDMSALIAGAKYRGEFEERLKGVLKQVKDSDGEIILFIDEIHTIVGAGKTEGAMDAGNMLKPMLARGELYCIGATTLDEYRMYIEKDPALERRFQQVMVREPSVEDTVSILRGLKERFELHHGVRIHDRAIVAAAALSDRYLTERFLPDKAIDLIDEASAMIRTEIDSMPSELDAVTRRIMQLEIEEQALRKEKDAVSQTRLETLSEELKGLKESSAGMREQWDQEKEALRGIQEKREELDRYRRDLEDAQNRFDLNRAAELQYGKIPALEQELQELEQPLLESQENRLLREEVTEEEIAAIVARWTGIPVTKLVEGEREKLLRLRETLEKRVIGQDDAVQLVTEAVWRARAGIKDPHKPIGSFLFLGPTGVGKTELAKTLAATLFDSEDHFIRIDMSEYMEKHSVSRLVGAPPGYIGYEEGGQLTEAVRRNPYSVVLLDEIEKAHPDVSNILLQILDDGRITDSQGRLVNFTNTVVIMTSNIGSAYLLNELDDMENHAAEDLVMAELRRHFKPELLNRMDDIIIFHSLKADAFSRIARKMLVDLVKRLEEQEVVLTYDDAVVDWVVREGTDADFGARPLKRFIQRNVETVVAKEIIKGEIRPGEVLALSMVDGKLDVHKG
- the rraA gene encoding ribonuclease E activity regulator RraA, whose translation is MSFKTADLCDEFANEVKVCMMEFNSYGKHKRFSGPIETVRVFEDNVLVKEALQTIPEGSVLVVDGGGSKRCALMGDLLGDIAQTRKLAGVIINGCARDTADIGQQEIGVFAIGSHPMKSIKQGKGERNIALNFGDIDWEPGHYVYADEDGVIVAARNLIG
- a CDS encoding carbon-nitrogen hydrolase family protein; translation: MTYLNMAIIQMASPSGHPDPEQKKKENLEAMMAYIDQVTFMNPTVDLIAFPELCLNGIEPINWRQMAEPIPGGPSTKALTEKAKEVKKWIAPGSYFELGDDGNVYNTAILISPEGEIELKYRKVFIPYPLEPSHPGKEFPVFEIPNIGKIGFVICADGHYPEAMRNLALKGAEVIIKPTLQGEWIGGLRNHTPVAITRAIENQCFVVSVGQPSPIGMGDSVVVDPEGRIIEQLGVAESFTFVSLNLDEVRRVREAGSCGMFGFLKMLKEFKEAGCNVDECYQAGIENADVYKNLSFPHPKTPDELKKYEKKVELYS
- a CDS encoding helix-turn-helix transcriptional regulator, which codes for MQTVKQIMRHMESLETMKDFRNETLRIFDRYFGLERSIFWLCGKGGVIYDPVVHNIKPVVLKSYVDYVEDDFLLPARVQAKLDKARVLRLEDVVTESDYERSAFYQEFMEPNGNYHEMGVYLVSGNQLVGGISFTAGRRNPFENEVILESVEVISYYVSMKLQTFLQRDPLERLVLTPAEKKVCQLLQKGYTNQEIADVLYVTIHTVKKHLQNIYDKNNLANRTELVARLYERKQAP
- a CDS encoding metal-sulfur cluster assembly factor, encoding MDQDMKDSIMGVLENVIDPELGVDIVNLGLVYDAELDEAGKAIVTMTLTSMGCPMGPQIVANIKQELMELPEVKDVDVNIVWNPPWSRDMMSRYAKMALGVR
- a CDS encoding prolyl oligopeptidase family serine peptidase, which produces MIVTDEEWGNVPLLHIVEKELETPDMPVMIFLHGFTSAKEHNLHYAYQMAKRGLRVLLPDAHLHGVRAEDLDEVQLSLRFWEIVLTSLEEVGVLKDELANRGLPAAKVGLGGTSMGGITTLGCLTLYDWIDAAAVMMGAPNYVQLAKAQMAQFERGGFKLPITDEERRNLLDTLARFDLTKHRPALAKRPIFFWHGRNDTTVPYEPTFNFYNAVKSDYADHPEDFEFMTDETAGHAVSRPGMLHAAEWMAFYLKGRP